GGAACCGTTACCAAAACGAGTGAGCGAGGTTATCGAAGCCCCGATGAGAACAGAGCCGACCAGGGCGAATGCCGAGCCCCAGGTTTCGACACGCGGCGCGTCGGCGTGGCGGCGTGTCCGCGAATGGGGTCCGTGGCTGTTGGCGCTGAGTGTCGCGGTGCGCCTCGCCTGGGCGTACCTAACGCCGCACGGTGCCGACCTTGTGGACCTGCATGTGTACGTCAGCGGTCCGGCAACTCTGGGCCACGGCAATCTCTACGAGTTCACCTACCCGGACAAGACGCCGGACTTTCCGCTGCCCTTCACCTATCCGCCCTTTGCGGCAGTGGTGTTCTGGCCGCTGCACCTGCTTCCGTTCAGTCTGCTCGGACTGTGCTGGATTCTGGGCACCATCGCCGCGCTCTACGCGGTGGTCCGGCTGAGTCAGCGGTTACTCGGATTCGACGACGCGCGTGGGGCCGCCGTGTGGACGGCCGTGACCATGTGGACCGAACCGGTGCGTTCGACCCTGGACTACGGGCAAATCAATGTGTTGTTGATGCTGCTGATCTTGCTGGCGGTGACGTCGTCACGGTGGTGGATCTCCGGAACGCTGGTGGGACTCGCAGGCGGGGTGAAGCTGACTCCTTTGGTCTCCGGCCTCTACTTCCTGGGTGCGCGC
This genomic window from Mycobacteroides chelonae contains:
- a CDS encoding mannosyltransferase, producing the protein MEPLPKRVSEVIEAPMRTEPTRANAEPQVSTRGASAWRRVREWGPWLLALSVAVRLAWAYLTPHGADLVDLHVYVSGPATLGHGNLYEFTYPDKTPDFPLPFTYPPFAAVVFWPLHLLPFSLLGLCWILGTIAALYAVVRLSQRLLGFDDARGAAVWTAVTMWTEPVRSTLDYGQINVLLMLLILLAVTSSRWWISGTLVGLAGGVKLTPLVSGLYFLGARRWATAIWAAVVFVLTVLVGIAVVGEQGRYYFTDLLGKPDRIGPIATVFNQSWRGGISRILGHDAGSGALVLVAYLVTAVLAFFAWRAVDDRLGRICVVQMFGLLISPISWTHHWVWMVPFMVWLLHGPWREKLGAKIFGYGWLVLLLVGVPWLLSFAQPDIWRIDRPWPLAWAGLVDIVAAMATLTWMAVTGIRSRAWNREVSPTG